The window TACACTAAAGGTAAAAAACTGGGCTATATTCAGGTCCGTCTCGACATAATGGTCGCAAATAGTAATGACTTAGAAGCCATTGAGCATCATCAGCCATTGATTCGTGATGCGGTGATTGAATTACTCGGCAAACAAAATGAAGAGACAATTAAGTCTCTATCCGGTCGTGAAGATTTGAGAAAGTCCTTAGTTGAGCACCTCAATAAGATTTTACTTCCTGAAACAGGTAAAACTCTCATTGCTGACTTATTGTTTACCAAATATCTTTATCAGTAATGATGTAAAAATGAATCCCAATAAAAAAGCGGCTCATCTGGCCGCTTTTTTGTCTCTATCGTTTGGCTACTCACTAGAAAAAATGAGTTAGCTTCTTGCCGAGCTCGGTGCTTTCATCGCATCGATAAAGCCAATAATGACACCAGCGGCTAGGCCAGCTAAATGCGCAGTATTGGCGATCGCCATAAATGGCTGCATGTACCCAAGCACTAACCACACCAACATAAAGCCGACAATCTGTCTTGGGATACCTAAACCAAGTTGTGGCGCCTTCGCACCAACAACCCATAAGTAACCAACCAAGGCATACACAACACCAGACAAACCACCGAAGTTCGCCCCTTCAACCCAATACTGACCAGCACCTGAAAGCGCAGAAGAGACAGCAAAGATCTGAAGTAGCTTGAGGCTGCCTAGTTTCTTCTCAATGTCCCCACCTAGCTGCCACCACCACAAAATATTGAATGCGATGTGCATAACAGAGAAATGCAGAACGGCATGGCTCAACCAACGCCACAGCTGCCATTGCTGTCCATTAACCGCTGGGAAATGCAGGGCATTGAAAATAGCTTGGCCAAAACCAATCTGTTGCAGCGCAAAAATCACCACACACACCAACATTAGGCTCAGTGTCACAGGACCTGCTTTTGCTTTAATCATGCCCAAAAAGCTTGGCGTGTGGTAATGGAAATTACTCTTTCTAGTCTCAGCCATATCCCAAGACGCCGCTTGATAGCGTTTATGATTGGGTTCAGCAAGAAAACGATTCAGCTCAGCTTCGGTTTCAACCTGAAATTGACCATCAAGAAGCCACAAAGCAAAACGCCCTTCTCCCTCTGGAGAGATCTGAATAGGGATCTGACGAGAGGCCATATAATCAATAAATGCTTGGGCAAGACGTGGGTTGTCTAACACCATCAGTCTAATCATTGTTACTTCCTATTCATACTATGGAGATGCTTGAAGCGTTTAAGTGATAAAGCTATTAACCCGCAATCACCGGAAGTTCAGCACGATGCCAAGCTTCGAAACCGCCATCAACACTATATACCTCTTCAAAGCCTTGGTTCACTAAATATTGTGCCGCGCCTTGGCTACTAATACCGTGGTAACACATCACTAAGATAGGCTGTTCGAACTCAACCTCATCCATAAACGACACCATTGTATCGTTAGTCAGGTGGTAGGCGGTTTCTGAATGGGCTACCGCAAAAGATTGCGGATCTCGTATATCGACAAGTCGAGCTTCACTTTGTTCAATAAGGGCTTGAGCGCCTTTAACGTCGATATGTTTAAACTGGTCCATGACTTTCTCTTTTTATACTGATTTACTTTGCTGCCATTGTAACCTATCCCAAGGCTAACAATCACACCCACTTAATAAGGTTATCCACCAGCGATCACTTTTACACCATTTGTGGATAAATCTGTGAATTGCGTGAATAAAGTGCCTTTTTAAAAATAGATCCACAACATGTAGTAATAATCCTGATCTAACTGTGGGTTAACTGAAACATATCCCCACTCAAAAAACCCTGTCAAAGCCTTACTACACCCTGCTTTTAGACAGCTGACGAATAAATTCCTCACAGAGTTATCCACAAAATCATTTTGCAAATTTCGATCGCAAAAGTTGAGAAATCGATCCAAAACAAAAAGGCCGAGATCTCTCGATCTCGGCCTTTTCAAAATTAAGCTATTTGCTTGCTACTATGAGAAACCAAATACTATTAAAAATTAAATGCTATTAGAAGTCGCCAACAGCTTGCTTCAATTTCTTCATCGCATTCTTTTCTAACTGGCGGACACGCTCTGCAGAAATGCTATAGGTATCCGCTAAGTCTTGCAGTGTTGCTTTGTTGTCGTCTAACCAACGTGAGCGAACAATATGTTGACTACGCTCGTCTAAGCTCTTCAATGCGAGACCTAAGCGATTATTAGTATGTGATTCCCAGTTAGCCGCTTCAACCGTCTCAGCAACGTCTGACGCTTTATCTTCTAGGTAATAAACTGGAGCTGTGTAAGCAGAACCACCGTCGTCGTCATCCATAGGCGCTTCAAACGTCGCGTCTTGTGCCGCTAAGCGAGATTCCATTTCACGAACTTCTGAAGGCTCAACACCCAGTTCACGCGCAACCGTCTCAACTTCACCGTTATTGAACCAACCTAAACGCTTTTTAGACTTACGAAGGTTAAAGAACAATTTACGCTGTGCTTTAGTCGTTGCGATCTTAACGATACGCCAGTTACGCAATACGTATTCATGAATCTCAGCTTTGATCCAGTGAACAGCAAAAGAGACTAGACGGACACCAACTTCTGGATTAAAGCGCTTAACAGCCTTCATCAAGCCGATGTTACCTTCTTGGACAAGATCAGCCATTGGCAGCCCGTAGCCAGAGTAGCCTCTTGCAACGTGCACCACGAATCGTAGGTGTGAAAGGATCAAGCCTTTCGCAGCGTCGATCTCACCTTTGTAATGTAATCGCTCTGCAAGTCCACGTTCCTCGTCAGGCGTCAGCATTGGGTAACTGTTCGCTGAGCGGATATAGCTATCTAAACTATCTTGTGTGACTAAAGCCATTTGATACGCTTGGTTTGCCATTCGGTTCCTCATCAATCTCTGATCTGGAGTAATACATCTATTAAAACCCGACAATCTTGAACCTAAAATGAACAGGTTTCAAGGAGGGGGAAGTAATTATGCATAATCAATTCGTCTATACAAGGCAAAAACTGGTTAAGAACTGCCTATTTTTCGTATAAATATGACTCTATTCACCTAAACTGGTTCAATTTCTTTTAGATGACGCTGTGCAGAAAGCTTCGCAGCTACACTACCAAGCAAGGTTCCGACGATCAAAAGCAGTAAAGATTCATCCCAACTCAGGCCTATTAAGCGGAAGTGGCTATCGTACAGCTGAGCCAAGTCATCCACTGCGCTGTTCAGTAATACGGTAATCAATGCCGTCATTACCCACGCGCTAATCGAACCTAACACACCAAACCACATTCCAGCATACAAATATGGCCGAAGAATGTAACTGTCGGTAGCACCAATCAGCTTCATAGTTTGAATCTCTTCCTTATGCGCCAACACATTAAATCGTAATGTGTTGCCGATAATCAGAAATACTGCGCCCAGCATCAATACCGTTAAGGTAATCACGATGACAGCTGCAAGTGCTTTGATAGCATCCAGTCGAGCTAACCAGTCTTCATCTAAACGAACATCGGTGACTAATTCTTGTTGTTTAACTGTGCCTGCCAGTTCTTTAATTAGGGCATCGCTGTGTACGCTTGGCGTAATCACAAGCACACCTGGCAGTGAATAATCGTCTAGGATGGTTAGGGCATCTTCAAAACCAGAATACTGGCTAAGATCTTCAAGACCTTGCTGCGGAGAAATGTACTCAACCAGATCTACTTGATCCCAACTTTCGATTTCATCCTTGAGCACCATGACTCTCGGCTCAGGGATACCATCCTCTACATAGGCACTAATTTGTGACGGGCTGGTGACATCTTGCGCCACTTCACCAACGTTCTTGCCCAGTAGGTACAAACAAGCGGGCATAGCTAAAGCCATTGAAATCACCGCAAGCGTCAGCAAGTTACCCAACGGACGCTGCCACATTTGCGAGAACGATGACTTGGCTTGTTTCCAATGAACAACAAAGAAACCGTCGCTTGAAGCCCGGTTTGCTGCTCGATTGGATTGAGGTTTCTTAATGCGCTTATTCGCGGCCATAATCTTCAACCTCACTCAAAAAGCCTTGGTTTAATTCCAGATGACGATATTGAGGGCGAGTGTTTACTAACCCGATATCGTGCGTCGCTAGCATGATCGTGACACCAGCACGGTTGAACTCTTCAAACAAGCGTAATACACGACTCGATAGTTCAGGATCTAGGTTACCGGTGGGCTCATCCGCTAAAAGCAGAGTTGGACGGTTAACCACAGCGCGAGCAATACCGACCCGTTGTTGTTCACCTCCAGAGAGCTGGCTTGGTAAACAACGGGCTTTGTCTAATAAACCGGTTTTGTCCAACGCGGCGCTGACTCGACGTTTAATTTCGTTTTCAGAAATAGATTCAATACGCATAGGCAGAGCGACGTTATCGAAGATCGAGCGATCCATAAGTAGGCGGTGATCTTGAAAGACAATCCCGATGTTACGGCGTAAAAAGGGAATGTCTTTGGCTGGGATACGAGTAATATCGTGATCGTTAAACCAAACACGTCCGTCAGTTGGACGCTCTATCGCGCAGATCAACTTCAGCAAGGTACTTTTACCGGCACCAGAGTGCCCGCCTAAAAATGCCATCTCTCCTCGTTTGAGATGAAAGTCCACTTTTTGGAGCGCTTGTCGTCCGCCTCGGTAGGCTTTGCTCACTTGCTGAAATTTGATCACCGAAAATTCCTCTTACGATCACTCATATCAAATTTAAAACGGTAGCAGGTTAAGGATAAACCACTTTGCTACACGCGTTACTCTTCGCGGCTAAATAGTGCTTCAATAAAGTCTTTCGACTCAAATGGACGCAGGTCGTCAATGCCTTCACCCACGCCAATGTAGCGGATTGGAATCTGGAACTGGTCAGCAATTGAGAAAATTACTCCACCTTTCGCTGTACCATCTAGCTTAGTTAGCGTAATACCCGTTACTGGTGCCACATCACTAAACAACTTCGCTTGGCTAATCGCATTCTGACCGGTACCTGCATCTAGCGTTAACATGATTTCGTGCGGTGCAGAATCATCGATCTTCTTCATTACACGAACAATCTTGCGTAGCTCTTCCATCAAGTTGCTCTTGTTCTGCAAACGGCCTGCAGTATCAGCAATCACGACATCAACACCACGCGCTTTAGCGGCTTCAATCGCATCGTAGATAACAGACGCGCTATCGGCACCAGTGTGCTGAGCGATAACCGGAACATCATTACGCTGCCCCCAAACCTGAAGTTGTTCAACCGCTGCCGCACGGAAGGTATCACCCGCCGCCAACATCACTTTCTTGCCTTCACTTTGGAATTGTTTCGCCAGCTTACCGATAGTGGTTGTCTTACCCACACCATTCACACCCACCATTAAGATAACGTAAGGTGTTTTAGTGGTATCAACAACCAGTGGCTGTTCCACTTGGCTCAAGATTTCTGACATCTCTTCTTTGAGCAGACCATAAAGCGCTTCACCATCTTTTAGGTCATTACGGGATGCTTTTTCTGTTAGGTTTTCAATGATCTTAACTGTGGTATTCATACCCACGTCGGCGATCAGAAGTTGCTCTTCTAGTTCTTCAAACAGGTCTTCATCAATTTGCTTGCCTTTGAACAAACCAAAGAAGCCAGCACCAATGTTTGCTTTAGTACGGCTTAGGCTACGCTTAAGTCGTGCAAAGAAGCTTTCTGTCGGCTTCTCTTGTACTTCTTCAACCTTAGCTTGAGGAGCCATCACTTCTTCCTGTTCTGCTTCTGCTTCTGCTTCTGCTTCTGCTTCTGCTTCTGCTGCGATAGGTTGCTGCTCTTGTTGAGTCTCTTCAAGCGCTTGCTCAAATTCAACTGACTGAGTTTCAGTTGGCTTAGCGACTTCAGCTTCAGGTGCGACCTGTTCAGTCTCAACTTGTGATTCAACTTCAGTTTGATCTTCAACGTTTTCTACGTTCGCTTCATTCTGAGTTTTTGGGCTTTGTTCTTCTTCACCAAAACCAAGCCACGATAATAATCCGCGCTTCTTTTTTTCCGTCATCAGAGGAGTTTCCTAGATCTACTAATTAGCTGTATTGACTTAATACACGTCGACTCTTTGCTATTGTTATACAATACAAGCTTGCACAAACGAATAGTAAAGAAAAATGACAAAGCAGTGATAAGTTTGCTTTTAGCTTGATACACTTTGTCATTGTAAATTTATTTAATACTCGAACCCACTTAAATTGGGCTCGGTATAGTATCACTTTATTAGCGGTCAAAAAATCTATGGTAAGACGTCGCCAGCAAAACACATCACAAAAAAAGCCATCCGGAGGCTTTGTTCGAATTATTAGTGGCTCATGGAGAGGTAGAAAGCTGCCTGTTCATGATTTAGAAGGGTTACGCCCAACTATTGACCGAGTCAAAGAAACACTCTTTAACTGGGTGGCACAAGATATCCCACATTCGACTTGCTTGGATGTATTCGCCGGTTCTGGTGGTCTAGGTTTTGAAGCCGCTTCTCGCCAAGCAAAAATGGTGACACTGCTCGAAATGAATCAAAAAGCGGCCAAACAGCTTTCTGATAACGCGAAAGAGCTCAAAGCAGACAACATCAATGTGGTCAACACTGATGCTATCTCTTTCCTTAAGAAGCCAGGCACTCCTTACGATATGGTCTTTCTCGATCCTCCATTTCGTAAAGGCTTACTCGCAGAAACAGTACAACTGCTTGAGAGTAACGGTTGGCTTGCAGACAACGCCATCATTTATGTCGAGACAGAGAAAGAGCTAAAACTCGAAGCTATGCCAGAAAACTGGGAATTACATC is drawn from Vibrio sp. SNU_ST1 and contains these coding sequences:
- the ftsX gene encoding permease-like cell division protein FtsX, which encodes MAANKRIKKPQSNRAANRASSDGFFVVHWKQAKSSFSQMWQRPLGNLLTLAVISMALAMPACLYLLGKNVGEVAQDVTSPSQISAYVEDGIPEPRVMVLKDEIESWDQVDLVEYISPQQGLEDLSQYSGFEDALTILDDYSLPGVLVITPSVHSDALIKELAGTVKQQELVTDVRLDEDWLARLDAIKALAAVIVITLTVLMLGAVFLIIGNTLRFNVLAHKEEIQTMKLIGATDSYILRPYLYAGMWFGVLGSISAWVMTALITVLLNSAVDDLAQLYDSHFRLIGLSWDESLLLLIVGTLLGSVAAKLSAQRHLKEIEPV
- the rpoH gene encoding RNA polymerase sigma factor RpoH is translated as MANQAYQMALVTQDSLDSYIRSANSYPMLTPDEERGLAERLHYKGEIDAAKGLILSHLRFVVHVARGYSGYGLPMADLVQEGNIGLMKAVKRFNPEVGVRLVSFAVHWIKAEIHEYVLRNWRIVKIATTKAQRKLFFNLRKSKKRLGWFNNGEVETVARELGVEPSEVREMESRLAAQDATFEAPMDDDDGGSAYTAPVYYLEDKASDVAETVEAANWESHTNNRLGLALKSLDERSQHIVRSRWLDDNKATLQDLADTYSISAERVRQLEKNAMKKLKQAVGDF
- the ftsE gene encoding cell division ATP-binding protein FtsE, whose protein sequence is MIKFQQVSKAYRGGRQALQKVDFHLKRGEMAFLGGHSGAGKSTLLKLICAIERPTDGRVWFNDHDITRIPAKDIPFLRRNIGIVFQDHRLLMDRSIFDNVALPMRIESISENEIKRRVSAALDKTGLLDKARCLPSQLSGGEQQRVGIARAVVNRPTLLLADEPTGNLDPELSSRVLRLFEEFNRAGVTIMLATHDIGLVNTRPQYRHLELNQGFLSEVEDYGRE
- the glpE gene encoding thiosulfate sulfurtransferase GlpE, producing MDQFKHIDVKGAQALIEQSEARLVDIRDPQSFAVAHSETAYHLTNDTMVSFMDEVEFEQPILVMCYHGISSQGAAQYLVNQGFEEVYSVDGGFEAWHRAELPVIAG
- a CDS encoding flagellar basal body-associated protein FliL, which encodes MHKRYVAQLFIAINLLFSASSFAEEESTPKLAYFTLEPDLTTNFYTKGKKLGYIQVRLDIMVANSNDLEAIEHHQPLIRDAVIELLGKQNEETIKSLSGREDLRKSLVEHLNKILLPETGKTLIADLLFTKYLYQ
- the ftsY gene encoding signal recognition particle-docking protein FtsY, translating into MTEKKKRGLLSWLGFGEEEQSPKTQNEANVENVEDQTEVESQVETEQVAPEAEVAKPTETQSVEFEQALEETQQEQQPIAAEAEAEAEAEAEAEQEEVMAPQAKVEEVQEKPTESFFARLKRSLSRTKANIGAGFFGLFKGKQIDEDLFEELEEQLLIADVGMNTTVKIIENLTEKASRNDLKDGEALYGLLKEEMSEILSQVEQPLVVDTTKTPYVILMVGVNGVGKTTTIGKLAKQFQSEGKKVMLAAGDTFRAAAVEQLQVWGQRNDVPVIAQHTGADSASVIYDAIEAAKARGVDVVIADTAGRLQNKSNLMEELRKIVRVMKKIDDSAPHEIMLTLDAGTGQNAISQAKLFSDVAPVTGITLTKLDGTAKGGVIFSIADQFQIPIRYIGVGEGIDDLRPFESKDFIEALFSREE
- the glpG gene encoding rhomboid family intramembrane serine protease GlpG; translation: MIRLMVLDNPRLAQAFIDYMASRQIPIQISPEGEGRFALWLLDGQFQVETEAELNRFLAEPNHKRYQAASWDMAETRKSNFHYHTPSFLGMIKAKAGPVTLSLMLVCVVIFALQQIGFGQAIFNALHFPAVNGQQWQLWRWLSHAVLHFSVMHIAFNILWWWQLGGDIEKKLGSLKLLQIFAVSSALSGAGQYWVEGANFGGLSGVVYALVGYLWVVGAKAPQLGLGIPRQIVGFMLVWLVLGYMQPFMAIANTAHLAGLAAGVIIGFIDAMKAPSSARS
- the rsmD gene encoding 16S rRNA (guanine(966)-N(2))-methyltransferase RsmD; protein product: MVRRRQQNTSQKKPSGGFVRIISGSWRGRKLPVHDLEGLRPTIDRVKETLFNWVAQDIPHSTCLDVFAGSGGLGFEAASRQAKMVTLLEMNQKAAKQLSDNAKELKADNINVVNTDAISFLKKPGTPYDMVFLDPPFRKGLLAETVQLLESNGWLADNAIIYVETEKELKLEAMPENWELHRDKTTGQSSYRLFNRITEE